The Glycine soja cultivar W05 chromosome 3, ASM419377v2, whole genome shotgun sequence genome window below encodes:
- the LOC114405894 gene encoding methyltransferase N6AMT1-like encodes MGLHKELPRTAQIHLVSSHQEVYEPCDDSFALVDALLADRNNLLEHRPTLCMEIGCGSGYVITSLALLLGQEGCGINYIATDINPHAVRVTHETLEAHGVGAELIVTDIASGLEDRLAGLVDVIVVNPPYVPTPEDEVGVEGIMSSWAGGENGRSVIDKILPVADRLLSEKGWLYMVTLTANNPSEICHQMRKKGYASKIVVQRSTEEESLHIIKFWRDFDTEANETDQSASGFISFMLTQIPLLSYWRGTNSNNKS; translated from the exons ATG GGTTTGCACAAAGAGTTGCCTAGAACTGCCCAAATTCACCTTGTGAGTTCGCACCAAGAGGTTTATGAACCATGTGATGATTCTTTTGCACTGGTTGATGCTCTTCTAGCTGACCGCAATAACCTGTTGGAACATCGTCCAACATTGTGCATGGAGATAGGCTGTGGTAGCGGATATGTCATTACTTCCCTTGCTCTTCTCCTTGGGCAGGAAGGTTGTGGCATCAACTACATTGCAACTGATATCAACCCTCATGCAGTGAGGGTAACCCATGAGACCTTGGAAGCACATGGTGTTGGTGCTGAGTTGATAGTAACAGATATTGCATCGGGGCTAGAGGACCGGCTTGCTGGGTTGGTTGATGTTATAGTTGTGAACCCTCCTTACGTGCCTACCCCTGAAGATGAAGTGGGTGTTGAAGGTATTATGTCATCTTGGGCCGGTGGGGAGAACGGCCGGAGTgtaattgataaaattttgcCGGTTGCAGACCGTCTTTTGTCTGAAAAGGGATGGCTATACATGGTCACCCTTACAGCTAACAATCCTTCTGAGATATGCCATCAAATGAGAAAGAAAGGGTATGCTTCTAAGATTGTTGTCCAAAGATCCACAGAGGAAGAAAGTCTTCATATCATCAAGTTCTGGCGGGATTTCGATACTGAAGCAAATGAAACTGACCAATCTGCTTCTGGGTTCATAAGCTTCATGCTTACACAAATCCCTCTACTTTCATATTGGAGAGGCACCAATAGCAACAATAAGAGCTGA